In Bacteroidia bacterium, a genomic segment contains:
- a CDS encoding transcriptional regulator has protein sequence MNIRPIKTDKDYYMALARMEEIFDAPANSPEGDEAEILSLLIEDFEDKFYPIEAPDPIEAIKIRMEELNYKQKDLVGIIGGKSRVSEILNRKKKLTVEMIRKLTEILKLPSEILIQDYSLAE, from the coding sequence ATGAACATTCGACCTATAAAAACAGATAAGGACTATTACATGGCGTTGGCCAGAATGGAAGAAATTTTTGACGCGCCAGCAAACAGCCCGGAAGGAGACGAAGCAGAAATCCTGTCTTTGCTCATAGAAGATTTTGAAGATAAATTTTATCCCATAGAAGCGCCCGATCCGATTGAGGCGATAAAAATCCGGATGGAGGAATTGAATTATAAGCAGAAAGACCTCGTCGGAATCATTGGCGGGAAAAGCCGTGTATCAGAGATTCTGAACCGGAAAAAGAAGTTAACAGTAGAAATGATACGGAAACTAACCGAAATACTAAAGTTACCTTCCGAAATTCTGATTCAAGATTATTCGCTGGCTGAATAA
- a CDS encoding DEAD/DEAH box helicase family protein encodes MSNFSFIPGQWAAIAKTPKEAEQHVYGAPLYAAMLCRKSLEEWVRWMYEHDTDLSLPYNDSLSSLIHEQGFKNVVAPMQFNQINLIRKLGNTAVHTNAKIKPQEALYALQLLHGFIGWVTMVYGEEKPHIRRFDETIVPRESGKDKSKEELQRLEAAYHAQQNELQKLQEELAEIKAIKEQNIAFVPPPIDPNEDLTRKIYIDTLLREAGWDPYGANVPEYPVKDCMPQANGTHGDGKVDYVLWGDDGKPVALVEAKRTSRDPRVGQHQAKCYADCLEKAFGQRPVIFYSNGFQTWMWDDMNYAPREVFGFYSKDELQTLIQRRIFKKPLASQTINDAITDRYYQHEAIRKIAEALEKSHREALLVMATGTGKTRVSASLIDFLSKANWAKRILFLADRNALIYQAKTNLNNYLPHLPAIDLTREKEDESSRIVFSTYQTMINMIDGETDGDNRYYGVGHFDVIVYDEIHRSVYKRYKAIFKYFDGIKIGLTATPKSETDRDTYALFHMESNNPTYAYELDQAVSDGFLVPPKAISVPVKFQRKGIKYAELSEAEKLQYEEQFADPVTGAFPDEIDSGALNSWLFNTDTVDKVLGYLMQNGIKVEGGDKLAKTMIFARSHKHAKFIEERFNHQYPEYKGEFLKVIDYQEEYKYDLLNKFKVKQNMPQIAVSVDMLDTGIDVPEVANLVFFKPVRSSAKFWQMIGRGTRLCKDLFGYGIDKREFVIFDFCENFEFFNNKPQGIEGSTTKSISQRLFELRLRLSFVLQNQEEEELKAYGSSILEGLILQTQSLNTDSFIVRQHWREVEKYKDPNAWNALTDLDIKEIFDHIAPLMTETDQDEMAKRFDVLMLDIQLSILNGEKRQAGLIQKVVATAGKLSKKASIPSVARKMDYIRDAQNKTFWQAGDIPAIEKLRVELRELMKFLDVESTPVYYTMFEDEMQGQGMEHELVYNINNLEAYKRKVEQYLKQQNNHLTIHKIRNNIQITKAELGELERMLFEQGEIGTKDEFVKAFGEQPLGKFIRSIVGLEVNAAKLAFGEILSRQTLNSQQIRFMDTIINFFTVKGVIEPAMLFQPPFTDINTSSVMGVFDEETSSKIISLIHKINHTAEVA; translated from the coding sequence ATGAGTAATTTTTCATTCATACCGGGTCAGTGGGCAGCTATAGCCAAAACGCCAAAAGAGGCAGAACAGCATGTATATGGCGCGCCCTTGTATGCTGCCATGCTGTGCCGCAAAAGCCTCGAAGAATGGGTGCGCTGGATGTATGAACACGACACGGACTTATCCCTGCCCTACAACGACTCGCTAAGTTCGCTCATCCACGAGCAGGGTTTTAAGAATGTGGTGGCGCCCATGCAGTTTAACCAGATCAACCTCATTCGCAAGCTGGGCAATACTGCTGTACATACCAATGCCAAAATAAAGCCGCAGGAAGCCCTGTACGCCCTTCAGTTGCTGCACGGGTTTATCGGGTGGGTAACGATGGTTTACGGCGAAGAAAAACCTCATATCCGGCGGTTTGATGAAACGATTGTCCCCAGAGAATCAGGGAAAGATAAAAGCAAAGAAGAATTGCAGCGTCTGGAAGCTGCGTATCATGCGCAGCAAAACGAGTTGCAGAAACTACAGGAAGAGCTGGCAGAAATAAAAGCCATCAAAGAACAGAATATTGCTTTTGTTCCGCCCCCCATCGACCCCAACGAAGACCTCACCCGCAAGATTTATATCGATACCTTATTGCGTGAAGCAGGCTGGGACCCTTATGGTGCCAATGTGCCCGAGTATCCGGTCAAAGATTGTATGCCCCAGGCCAACGGGACCCATGGCGATGGCAAAGTCGATTATGTGCTGTGGGGCGACGACGGCAAACCGGTTGCGCTGGTAGAAGCCAAACGCACCAGCCGTGATCCCCGCGTGGGGCAGCATCAGGCCAAATGTTATGCAGATTGTTTGGAAAAGGCATTTGGTCAGCGCCCCGTGATTTTTTACAGCAATGGCTTCCAGACGTGGATGTGGGACGATATGAACTATGCCCCACGGGAGGTATTTGGTTTTTATTCTAAAGATGAGTTACAGACACTCATTCAGCGAAGAATATTTAAAAAACCATTGGCCAGCCAGACGATTAATGATGCGATTACAGACAGGTATTACCAGCATGAAGCCATTCGGAAAATCGCTGAAGCTTTGGAGAAAAGCCATCGCGAGGCGTTATTGGTAATGGCTACGGGTACTGGAAAAACAAGAGTATCCGCGTCATTGATTGATTTTCTGAGCAAAGCCAACTGGGCAAAACGCATATTGTTTTTAGCAGACAGAAACGCCCTGATTTATCAGGCAAAAACCAATTTAAACAATTATTTACCCCACTTACCTGCTATTGATCTGACCCGTGAAAAAGAAGACGAAAGCAGCCGGATTGTTTTCTCTACTTATCAGACCATGATCAATATGATCGATGGCGAAACCGATGGCGACAACCGTTACTACGGCGTGGGGCACTTCGATGTGATTGTGTATGATGAAATTCACCGCTCTGTGTATAAGCGCTACAAAGCAATTTTTAAATACTTCGACGGAATAAAAATTGGCTTAACAGCCACGCCAAAATCAGAAACAGACAGAGACACCTATGCATTATTTCACATGGAGTCCAACAACCCGACGTATGCCTATGAGTTGGATCAGGCGGTGAGTGATGGTTTTCTGGTTCCGCCGAAGGCAATTTCTGTCCCTGTTAAGTTTCAGCGCAAGGGCATAAAATACGCAGAGTTAAGCGAAGCAGAAAAGCTGCAATATGAGGAGCAGTTTGCCGACCCGGTTACCGGAGCGTTTCCCGATGAAATTGACTCCGGCGCATTAAATAGCTGGTTGTTTAACACCGACACGGTAGATAAAGTGCTCGGGTATCTGATGCAAAATGGAATTAAAGTGGAAGGCGGCGACAAGCTGGCCAAGACCATGATTTTTGCCCGTTCTCACAAACACGCCAAGTTTATTGAAGAACGTTTTAATCATCAATATCCCGAATACAAAGGCGAATTTTTAAAAGTAATCGACTACCAGGAAGAGTATAAATACGATTTGCTTAACAAATTTAAGGTGAAGCAAAATATGCCGCAGATTGCCGTTTCTGTGGACATGTTGGATACCGGGATAGATGTACCGGAGGTAGCCAATCTGGTATTTTTTAAACCGGTGAGAAGCAGTGCGAAGTTTTGGCAGATGATCGGTCGGGGAACGCGCCTGTGTAAGGATTTATTTGGGTATGGAATTGACAAAAGAGAATTTGTGATTTTTGATTTTTGCGAAAATTTTGAATTTTTCAACAACAAACCCCAAGGTATTGAAGGCAGCACGACAAAATCGATTAGCCAGCGATTGTTTGAGTTAAGGTTGCGATTATCGTTTGTATTGCAAAATCAGGAAGAGGAAGAACTTAAAGCGTATGGCAGTTCGATATTAGAAGGGCTGATTTTACAAACACAATCATTAAATACAGATAGTTTTATTGTTCGCCAGCATTGGCGGGAAGTGGAAAAATACAAAGATCCCAATGCCTGGAATGCGTTGACAGATTTAGACATAAAGGAGATTTTTGATCACATCGCACCTTTAATGACGGAAACCGATCAGGACGAAATGGCAAAACGTTTTGATGTGTTGATGTTGGATATACAGCTTTCCATTTTGAATGGAGAAAAAAGGCAGGCGGGATTAATTCAGAAAGTAGTGGCCACTGCGGGTAAACTTTCAAAGAAAGCGAGCATCCCATCTGTTGCCAGAAAGATGGATTATATCAGGGATGCGCAAAACAAAACATTTTGGCAGGCAGGAGACATCCCCGCGATTGAAAAATTGCGTGTGGAGTTAAGAGAACTGATGAAGTTTCTGGATGTTGAGTCAACACCTGTTTATTACACCATGTTTGAAGACGAAATGCAGGGGCAGGGGATGGAACATGAGCTGGTGTATAACATCAACAACCTGGAGGCATATAAACGCAAGGTGGAGCAATATTTAAAACAACAAAACAATCACCTTACGATTCACAAAATCAGAAACAATATCCAAATCACGAAAGCTGAGTTGGGCGAATTGGAGCGAATGCTTTTTGAACAGGGCGAAATCGGCACAAAAGATGAATTTGTGAAAGCATTTGGCGAGCAACCATTGGGCAAATTTATCCGAAGTATTGTGGGCTTAGAAGTCAATGCAGCCAAACTTGCCTTTGGAGAAATTCTTAGCCGTCAAACCTTAAATTCGCAACAAATCAGGTTTATGGACACCATCATTAATTTCTTCACAGTAAAAGGGGTAATAGAACCAGCCATGCTTTTCCAGCCGCCCTTTACCGATATCAATACAAGTAGTGTTATGGGCGTTTTTGATGAAGAGACATCCAGTAAAATCATATCCTTAATCCACAAGATTAATCATACTGCAGAAGTAGCTTAG
- a CDS encoding restriction endonuclease subunit S, protein MMVFAHFGVAPKRTVRSLHSKRNGNMEVKNEKYMGEITKSDAGMGWEMVKLSDVADVIAGQSPESKFYNDKGEGIPFFQGKADFRLDYPVVRYWCTQPTKIAKPKDILISVRAPVGPTNICDIEACIGRGLAAIRTGEELDYKYLYFYFKTIENKLASQGNGSTFSAITTSVIKDLQIPLPPLSTQKRIAEILDAADALRRKDQELLKKYDELAQAIFIDMFGDFSNKEQTKSLNELSEITNGVTKNEKLQYSEMIETPYLRVANVQDGYLDLSEIKNIKVKLSDFKKYQLKRSDILITEGGDPDKLGRGTTWQEEIPNCIFQNHLFRIRVTSEAIRPFYLAKLIGSKYGKKYFLKAAKQTTGIATINSSQLKSFPAIVPPIEKQLEYEKISLRLEIIKKNAVSNLFYSDSLFNSLLQKAFKGELVT, encoded by the coding sequence ATGATGGTTTTCGCCCATTTTGGCGTTGCCCCCAAAAGAACTGTTAGAAGCCTTCATTCAAAAAGAAATGGAAACATGGAAGTGAAAAACGAAAAGTATATGGGAGAAATAACTAAAAGCGATGCTGGTATGGGTTGGGAAATGGTGAAGCTTTCAGATGTGGCTGATGTAATTGCAGGACAATCACCTGAATCAAAATTTTACAATGATAAGGGCGAAGGTATTCCTTTCTTTCAAGGAAAAGCTGATTTTAGGTTAGATTATCCCGTAGTTAGATATTGGTGCACTCAGCCAACTAAAATTGCTAAACCTAAGGATATTTTAATTTCTGTTCGAGCTCCTGTTGGACCTACAAATATATGCGATATTGAAGCTTGTATTGGTAGAGGTTTAGCAGCAATTAGAACAGGTGAAGAATTGGACTATAAGTATCTGTATTTTTATTTTAAAACAATTGAAAACAAACTGGCTTCACAAGGAAATGGATCAACTTTTTCAGCAATAACAACGTCTGTTATTAAAGACCTCCAAATCCCCCTCCCCCCACTATCTACCCAAAAGCGCATCGCGGAGATTCTCGATGCTGCCGATGCCCTGAGGCGCAAAGACCAGGAACTCCTCAAAAAATACGACGAACTGGCGCAGGCTATTTTTATTGATATGTTTGGGGATTTTTCAAATAAAGAACAGACAAAATCTTTAAATGAATTATCAGAAATCACAAATGGGGTAACAAAAAATGAAAAATTACAGTATTCCGAAATGATTGAGACTCCATATTTAAGAGTAGCAAATGTTCAGGATGGATACTTAGATTTGTCTGAAATTAAAAATATAAAAGTAAAGCTTTCGGATTTTAAAAAATATCAATTAAAAAGATCTGACATTTTAATTACAGAGGGTGGAGATCCAGATAAATTAGGTAGAGGAACTACCTGGCAGGAAGAAATTCCAAACTGTATTTTTCAAAATCATCTTTTTAGAATACGTGTGACGAGTGAAGCAATAAGGCCATTTTATTTGGCAAAACTTATCGGGAGTAAATATGGGAAAAAGTATTTCTTAAAAGCTGCAAAGCAAACAACTGGTATAGCAACTATTAATTCAAGCCAGCTAAAATCTTTTCCCGCTATTGTTCCTCCAATAGAAAAACAATTAGAATACGAAAAAATTAGTTTGCGATTGGAAATAATTAAAAAGAATGCAGTTTCAAATCTTTTTTACTCCGATTCCCTCTTCAACTCCCTCCTCCAAAAAGCATTTAAAGGCGAACTCGTAACATGA
- a CDS encoding class I SAM-dependent DNA methyltransferase: MITGELKSQIDRVWEAFWTGGLSNPLTVIEQMTYLLFIRRLDELHTAKEQKANLLQKPIEEPIYDESNQQLRWSRFKNMDPEVMHKLFTQQDGVFDFLKNVGSKSASFSKFMKGATFMIPTPRLLAQVVEMISHIPMQDRDTKGDVYEYLLGKIASAGQNGQFRTPRHIIRMMIDMVQPTIEDVICDPAAGSSGFLVGSSEYIREHFEKELYDEKAQEHFQNRMFMGMEFDPTMIRIGAMNLILHGIENPQLSDVDALSEANTGFTEKATLVLANPPFKGSLDREAVDGKILSVVDSKKTELLFLALILKGLKLGGRAAVIIPDGVLFGSSKAHQQIRRELIDNQKLQAVISMPSGVFKPYAGVSTAVLLFTKTNSGGTDTVWFYDMQADGYSLDDKRNPIEANDIPDIVSRFLNLKAETNRARTDKSFMVPVKEIQDNKYDLSINRYKEVVYEEKTYEKPEVIIGQIEALDKERAELLKQLKAMLL; the protein is encoded by the coding sequence ATGATCACCGGAGAGTTAAAATCACAGATAGACAGAGTGTGGGAAGCCTTCTGGACGGGCGGACTTTCTAATCCGTTGACGGTAATTGAGCAAATGACCTACCTGCTTTTTATTCGCAGGCTGGATGAACTCCATACCGCCAAAGAACAAAAGGCCAACCTGTTACAAAAACCCATCGAAGAACCGATCTACGATGAGTCAAACCAGCAACTTCGATGGAGCCGCTTTAAAAACATGGACCCGGAAGTCATGCACAAACTTTTTACCCAACAGGACGGCGTGTTTGACTTCCTCAAAAATGTGGGCAGCAAAAGTGCTTCTTTCTCCAAATTTATGAAGGGAGCAACTTTTATGATCCCCACGCCCCGATTGCTGGCTCAGGTTGTGGAAATGATTTCTCACATCCCGATGCAGGACAGGGACACCAAAGGCGATGTGTATGAGTATCTCCTGGGCAAAATTGCTTCCGCCGGGCAAAACGGACAATTCCGCACGCCGCGCCATATCATCCGGATGATGATCGATATGGTACAACCTACGATCGAAGATGTGATCTGTGATCCTGCGGCGGGTAGTTCCGGGTTTTTGGTGGGTTCCAGCGAATATATCCGCGAGCATTTTGAAAAAGAACTTTACGATGAAAAAGCGCAGGAACATTTCCAAAACAGGATGTTTATGGGCATGGAGTTTGACCCTACCATGATTCGCATTGGTGCCATGAACCTGATCCTTCACGGTATTGAAAACCCGCAGCTTTCTGATGTCGATGCATTGAGCGAAGCCAACACGGGTTTTACCGAAAAAGCGACATTGGTGCTGGCAAACCCGCCTTTCAAAGGCAGCCTCGACCGTGAAGCGGTGGATGGAAAAATCCTCAGCGTGGTTGACAGCAAAAAGACAGAACTTCTGTTTCTGGCATTGATTTTAAAAGGCCTGAAACTGGGCGGACGTGCAGCGGTGATTATTCCCGACGGGGTGTTGTTTGGCAGCAGCAAAGCGCACCAGCAAATACGCAGAGAGCTGATCGACAACCAAAAACTTCAGGCCGTGATCAGCATGCCCAGCGGGGTGTTTAAGCCCTATGCCGGGGTGAGTACGGCGGTTTTATTATTTACCAAAACCAACAGCGGCGGAACGGATACTGTCTGGTTTTATGACATGCAGGCCGATGGGTATAGTCTGGATGACAAACGCAACCCCATCGAGGCCAATGATATCCCCGACATCGTATCGCGTTTTTTAAACCTGAAAGCTGAAACAAACAGAGCCAGAACAGACAAAAGTTTTATGGTTCCTGTAAAAGAAATACAGGACAACAAATACGACCTCAGCATCAACCGCTACAAAGAAGTCGTGTACGAAGAAAAAACGTACGAAAAACCCGAAGTGATAATCGGACAAATTGAAGCCCTCGACAAAGAGCGGGCGGAATTGTTGAAACAGTTAAAAGCGATGTTGTTATGA
- a CDS encoding GxxExxY protein, whose product MTENEISYQIIGCAMKVHSELGPGLLENAYEKCLIYELEQSGLKVEQQKALPLMYQNIKLELGYRIDLLVERKVIVEIKAVEVLHEVHIAQLLTYLKLSKHRLGLLINFNVKSLSNGIRRLVHDL is encoded by the coding sequence ATGACTGAAAATGAAATCAGCTACCAAATTATTGGTTGTGCTATGAAAGTTCATAGTGAGCTTGGACCAGGCTTATTGGAAAATGCTTATGAGAAATGCCTTATTTACGAACTTGAACAATCAGGTTTAAAGGTAGAACAACAAAAAGCATTACCCTTGATGTACCAAAATATCAAGTTAGAGCTAGGTTACCGTATAGATTTACTTGTTGAGAGAAAAGTAATTGTAGAGATTAAAGCCGTAGAGGTTCTTCATGAAGTTCATATTGCTCAATTACTCACGTATCTTAAGTTGTCAAAACATCGGTTAGGATTATTAATAAACTTTAATGTAAAAAGTTTGTCAAACGGAATTCGCCGTCTGGTTCATGACCTTTAG